The DNA segment GCCACTTGTTTGGGGACCCTGCATGTTTAGCTCAAAACAGCTGTTCGATAAGGTCAAGGGGTTCAACCAGAATCTGAGATTTGGAGAGGATCTTGATTTCGGCTATCGGGCTGCGAAACATGGTAAGTATAGGGCGATTCCTATATATTTTGGGGTTTCTCTGAGGAAGTTTAAGAAGGATGGGTATCTACGAACTATCTCTAACTATATCAATATAGGAATCCGTTATTCTCTTTTCACCAAGGTGGGCCAAAACCGCGTGAAGTATAGGTTTTATTCAGAGAAGAAGTAACGTGGTTCATCTGAGGAGCACAGAGTCAAATAGACGGTACATTGTTCGCAGAATTAGGTGGGTAAGTATTTTCTGTTTGTTGCAGCCCTTTCCATAACCAAAGTTTTTGAGCGGCCTTAACATTGAGTATCTTCCTGCATTATGCACTATTGGGATTTTCTGGCCATTCTGGAGGTAGAGAACGCCCTCTTTTATTGTAAATTTAGCATCTTTAGCATCTAATGTGCTGATGATGAAGTTATATTTAGGATTAAGCTCTTTGAATCCGTCTCTTTGGAGGACGTAATTAATAATTATCTGATCAGGTCCGAATCTGCCTTTGTCTTCTATGAGAGACACAATTTCATTGCAGAGACCTATGAACTTGTATGATGGGCCAAGAAGAACTCCTGCATTGACTATCTTTTTTCCATGGAGGCACTCTTTCATTTTACTTGATACCTTCCTGCTAAAGCAGGTTTTAAGGAAATAGGATTTGTACAGCTTGTTTGTGCCTTCATATGCTGCTCTGAATGCCCCCGTATCTTCTGAAAAAATGGAGCTTATGCCATCCTGAAAGATAATATCCCCTCCGTCAACAGACAATACCTGGTCGTACTCTTTTCTCTTGAGAATAATCGCCATTTCCCGCCACCTGATATTGACTATGGCGCCGTCCTTCTTTGCCTTATGCACGATAACATTATTACGTTTCAACTCAGAAACTTGTATTTCAGTCAACCCATAATCTAAAACGATGACATCTGTGTTTGTCAAGTCAACATTATCTTTTAGGGATCTCAACCAGTGTGTTACCAGAAAATCTCCGTATTTCTCATCAGACGATGTAAAGATAACATTTTTCATAGCAATACCTTATCTTTTACGCTATTCTCCTCAGGTTTCGAGATCAAATAAAAATCCCAACAGCTGCAAGCGACGAGGCATCATAAACAAATGATTTTTTTATGATTTTCGATTGATGGCTAATGCATGCCTTCCTATACGTGTTTTCCATAAATGTTAAGACTTTCACTCTTTATTCTTTGTATATTTTTTCCAGCTGGCGTATTGTGTTCTCTATCGCGTACTTCTTCACTGCAATTAATGAGCTTTTCTCCATTTTCTTCCTCAGCTTTGTACCTTTGAGTATTCTTGTGATTCGGTCTGCCAGCATTCGGGGGTTGTTGGACGGGGCTATGAAGCCGTTGGAATCGTCTTTAACAATATCAGGAATTGCTCCTGCATTCACCCCCACGATGGGCAGACCGCAGGCCATTGCCTCGAGAACAACAAGTCCTTCAGTCTCTATGGGAGACGCTGTTGCAAAGAGGGCTGCTGAGGAGTAGAGCTTTGGCAGTTTGTTGTGGGGAACCGATCCTAGGAACTTAATGTTCTTTACGTACTTGGCAAAGTCTTGGAGATACTTTTCCTGAGGCCCTGATCCTGCGATGACGAGCGTTGTATCTGAGGAGGTTTCCTGGATAGTCTTGAATGCTTCTATAAGGATATCAATTCTCTTTTCATAGCTGAGCCTGCCCACATGGAGTATTGTTCTTCTCTTTTTGTTTACCTTTCTCGGATAGAACAATGTTGTGTCCACTCCATTGGAGACTACACGGATTGGAGCAGTGATTCCGTGTCGTTTGAGCTCTTTCTTCATCGCATTGGAAGGTGTTATTACTGTGTTGCACCTGTTGTAGAAGTGTTTTGTGTAGTTCCACGTAATTGATTTGGCAAATGGAAATTTGGACAGCTTTGCGTTTTTTATCGGCATCTTTACATGGTCAAGAAATTCTGGAAGAAGCGTATTATATGTCCCAATGACAGGTATGCCTTTGATTTTTCCGTATGCGAGACCCTCCCAGCCGAGGAAGGATGGCATGTGGCAATGTATGATGTCTGGCTTGAAGGCTGCAAGCACTTTAAGGCTTTGTGTTGAGGGCACGCCTATTGGGAAATCAGGATATCTGAGGATGTCAATGCTTGGGAGATATGTGATCCTCATTTTAGGGATGGTTGTTCTTTTCTTTGCTGTTGTGAATATCATTACTTCATGGTCTTTTTTAGCGAGATACTTTGCTGCATTGAGAATTGATGTAACCACCCCATTCTGCGAAGGCAGAAATGTGTCTGTGAAGAATGCTATCCTCAGTTTAGGAGCTTTTGCAATATCTCGCTCACCTTCTTCCCTTCAACCTTTCCCCTAAATCTTTTCATTGCAATGCCCATCAAAGCTCCCAGAGAGGCTCCTTTGTTCTCATCGATGATGAGCTTGATTGCCTTTTCTATCTCGGCATCGGATACTGTTTTAAATTCAGTTAG comes from the Candidatus Nanoarchaeia archaeon genome and includes:
- a CDS encoding glycosyl transferase family 8, giving the protein MKNVIFTSSDEKYGDFLVTHWLRSLKDNVDLTNTDVIVLDYGLTEIQVSELKRNNVIVHKAKKDGAIVNIRWREMAIILKRKEYDQVLSVDGGDIIFQDGISSIFSEDTGAFRAAYEGTNKLYKSYFLKTCFSRKVSSKMKECLHGKKIVNAGVLLGPSYKFIGLCNEIVSLIEDKGRFGPDQIIINYVLQRDGFKELNPKYNFIISTLDAKDAKFTIKEGVLYLQNGQKIPIVHNAGRYSMLRPLKNFGYGKGCNKQKILTHLILRTMYRLFDSVLLR
- a CDS encoding glycosyltransferase, with translation MVTSILNAAKYLAKKDHEVMIFTTAKKRTTIPKMRITYLPSIDILRYPDFPIGVPSTQSLKVLAAFKPDIIHCHMPSFLGWEGLAYGKIKGIPVIGTYNTLLPEFLDHVKMPIKNAKLSKFPFAKSITWNYTKHFYNRCNTVITPSNAMKKELKRHGITAPIRVVSNGVDTTLFYPRKVNKKRRTILHVGRLSYEKRIDILIEAFKTIQETSSDTTLVIAGSGPQEKYLQDFAKYVKNIKFLGSVPHNKLPKLYSSAALFATASPIETEGLVVLEAMACGLPIVGVNAGAIPDIVKDDSNGFIAPSNNPRMLADRITRILKGTKLRKKMEKSSLIAVKKYAIENTIRQLEKIYKE